A single Cryomorphaceae bacterium DNA region contains:
- a CDS encoding glycosylasparaginase translates to MTNRRRFLQLAALGGTGVLLNRCIVIDGQDQITPANDQKTTSGEGHKPLVLSTWRHGVAANAKAWEVLSNGGTALDAVEQGVRVSESDFTNRSVGLGGLPDRNGHVTLDACIMDHQSRCGAVAFLQHIENPISVARKVMETTPHIMLVGKGAYDFAIENGFERSTLDVPVPEARERWEQWLKESDYKPLVNIENHDTIGMVAIDAKGNLSGACTTSGLAYKMHGRVGDSPIIGAGLFVDNEVGAATATGVGEAVIRIAGSHTVVEMMRHGATPQEACVEAVNRIIRKHPNVEDMQVGFLAINKHGEYGAYSIYNGFEYAITHKQQDDLIESAFVHTWE, encoded by the coding sequence ATGACCAACCGACGAAGATTTCTGCAACTTGCCGCCCTGGGCGGAACCGGAGTGCTTCTGAACCGCTGTATCGTTATTGACGGCCAGGACCAGATCACACCAGCCAACGACCAAAAAACCACATCAGGCGAAGGACACAAACCCCTTGTGCTGTCCACATGGAGGCACGGAGTAGCCGCCAACGCCAAAGCATGGGAGGTGCTGAGCAACGGCGGAACCGCACTCGATGCGGTAGAGCAGGGTGTTCGTGTTTCCGAAAGTGATTTCACCAACCGCAGTGTAGGATTGGGTGGTTTGCCCGACCGAAACGGGCATGTTACCCTCGACGCCTGCATCATGGACCACCAAAGCAGGTGCGGTGCCGTGGCTTTTTTGCAGCACATTGAAAATCCGATCAGCGTGGCCCGCAAAGTAATGGAAACCACACCCCATATCATGCTCGTGGGCAAAGGTGCCTATGACTTTGCCATTGAGAACGGCTTTGAGCGAAGCACCCTCGACGTACCCGTACCCGAAGCCCGCGAGCGCTGGGAACAGTGGCTCAAAGAAAGCGATTACAAACCGCTGGTGAACATCGAAAACCACGATACCATCGGTATGGTGGCCATTGACGCCAAGGGCAACCTCAGCGGGGCATGCACCACCAGCGGACTGGCCTACAAAATGCACGGCCGTGTAGGTGATTCACCCATTATTGGCGCCGGTCTTTTTGTGGACAACGAAGTGGGCGCAGCCACGGCTACCGGTGTGGGCGAGGCCGTGATTCGCATTGCGGGCAGCCATACCGTGGTAGAAATGATGCGGCACGGAGCCACACCCCAGGAAGCATGCGTTGAAGCCGTGAACCGAATCATCCGCAAACACCCCAACGTAGAGGACATGCAGGTGGGATTCCTCGCCATCAACAAACACGGTGAGTATGGCGCTTACAGCATCTACAACGGCTTTGAATACGCCATCACACACAAGCAACAGGACGACCTGATTGAATCGGCATTTGTGCACACCTGGGAATGA